The nucleotide sequence TGTATCATTGTTGTCGGATATCCGCAGTCTGCTTGTCAGAAGGTGGAGAAGCGCTCCAGCGGGCGACCAGGCAACGGTTGTTCACTCGATGGCACCCGGGGCCCCGGCCCAGGCACGCGGCGGTCGCACGCGTGCCCAGAGTATACGTCAGCCTTCCGACGCGTGCCCGGCCCTGTGTCAGAGTTTTTGCTCAGCCACCAGGGTTTCGGCCGTTGCGACCAGCTTGCCGTCAACATGTGCTTCGCAACCGAATTTGAGGATATTGCGACGCACTGCCAGCAACCGTGCGGACAGCATCAACTGGTCACCCGGCACCACCGGCCGCTTGAACCGTGCATTGTCGGTGCCACACAGCAGGTAATTATAGCCGTCGGCGGGACGCTTGCCGGCGGTAATGAAGCCCAGCACCCCGGCAGCCTGTGTCATCGCTTCGATGATCAGTACGCCCGGCATCACCGGTTCATGCGGAAAATGGCCATTGAAAAAAGGCTCATTGCAGGTGACGTTCTTCAGCGCCAGCACCCGTTCACCCGGCACCAGCTCGATCACCCGGTCCACCAGCAGGAACGGGTAACGTTGTGGAAGGTATTCCTTGATTTCGTTGATGTTCATCATAAGCGCGCTGCCCGGAACGGGGGGCCGTCCGGAACCTTTCACAAGCCCAATGAGAAGAAGCGGCGTCCGGTGCCGCTTCGCGAGGGGGCCGGGGGTGGCTGGTCAGGCTTAACCCCGGCCGGCATCCTGCTCCAGCTTGCGCACGCGACGGTACAGTTCATCCAGATGCCTGAATCGTGCCGTGTTGCGACGCCAGCGGTCCTGCCGGTCAGCCGGCAGTGCAGAGCCATAGGTTCCCGGTTCGGTGAGAGAGCGGGACACCAGCGTCATGCCCAGCACCACCACCCGGTCGCCAATCTCCAGATGGCCGGCAATGCCCACAGCGCCCCCGATCATGCAGTAACTGCCGATACGGGTGCTGCCGGACACACCCACCTTGCCCGCCATCGCAGTGTGGTCACCCACCACCACGTTGTGAGCCAGATGTACCTGATCATCGAGAATCACGCCGTTGCCGATGACGGTGTCTTCGATAGCGCCACGATCAATGGTCACGTTGGCGCCGATATCCACATCCGCACCGATCCGCACACCGCCTACCTGGGCTACCTTGTTCCAGCGGCCTTCATTGAATGCAAAACCGAAACCGTCGGAACCGATCACCGAACCGGCGTGTATGATAGTGCGTGGGCCGATGATGACACCATGGTAAATTGTAACATTCGGGTAAATGCGCGCCTGCTCGCCCACTTCCGACCCGTCGCCGATCACCGCATTGGCCATCACCACCGCGCCAGCCTTCAGCCGTACGCCGGCGCCGATCACCGCATTCGGACCAATCGACACATTGTCCTCGATCACCGCATCCGCAGCGATCACGGCGCGCGGATGTACTTCGCGCAGCGGCGCCGGTGTCGTGTCGAAGTGATGGCTGATGCGCGCGAAGGCCTGGTACGGGTCAGCAACCACCAGCGCCGCCACCGGGCAGTCTTCCGCCTGATCCGCCGTGCACAGCACGGCGGCGGCAGCGGTCTGCTCCAGGTACGCGCGGTAACGCGGATTGGCCAGGAAGGTAAGCTGCTGTGCGGTGGCGCCGCGCAACGTGCCGAGGCCACTGATTTCAGTGGCCCCGTCACCGCGCAGTTCTGCACCCAGCTCTTCGGCGAGCTGTGCCAGTGTCAGCACCACCGTTTATTTCATCCGGTTGATGCGCTGGGTTACCTGGGCAGTGATGTCCAGGTCCGGTTTCACAAACACCACGGCCTGTGCACTGATCACCATGTCCAGGCCCATTTCGTTGGAGATTTCTTCAATCGCCTTGAGGACCTTCGGTTCCATCTGCTCGATCAGTGCCTGGCGGTCGGAATTGACACGGCGCTGCAGGGACTGCTGCAGGGACTGGAATTCAAAGCCCTTGGTTTCGCGCTCGTCGGTCAGGCGGTTGCGCTCTTCGCTGCTCATGGTCATGCCGTCACGCTGCAGGCGCTCTTCCACCTTGGTGATGTCGTCACGCAGTTTGCGCAGCCGCTGGCTATCCGCTTCCAGGGAGGATTCCAGCGTGGCGTTGCGGCTTTTCACTTCCTCGGTCTCGATGATCGCCTGCATCGGGTCGACCACGGCGATCTTGTCCGCCAGCGCGAGCATCGGGACCATCAGGACAGCGAACAGCACGGTTTTCATTGTTTTCATACATCTGCTCCTAAATTGGGGTGTTGAAAAAGCCACACAGGGGCTTTTTCATGCCGCCTTGGCGGCACAGGTCCGCAAGGGCGGACACGAAAAACCAATCGCTTGTCGCGCTTGATTTTGCCGACGGCCTGACTACGCCGTCAGCACAGGCTGTTTCAACAGCCTGTTAGAAAACCTGGCCCAGCGAGAACTGGAAAAACTCTGTGTCGTCGCCGGATTGCCGGTTCAACGGCCGGGCAAAGTTGAAGCTGAGCGGGCCGATGGCCGTCAGCCAGGTCAGGCCGATGCCGGTAGCATACCGTATTTCACCGGCATCGAACTCATACATGTTGTTGATGGTTTCGGTCTGGAATACCTGGCCGCCATCGACAAAAAAGAAGGTACGCACGTTGCGGCTTTCCGGCGCGAACGGCGTCGGGAAAATCAGCTCCAGGCTGCCTTCCACCAGCAGGTTGCCGCCGAGCGGGTCCGGGTCCGGATCGCGGGTACAGTTGGCCGGGTTCTGGTTGCAGATATCGACATAGGTGAGCGCGTCGGAACGCGGACCCAGGCTGCGCGATTCATACCCCCGCACAGAACCGATACCGCCAGAGTAGTAGTTCTCGAAGAACGGCAGTGCCTGGTTGTCGCCGTAGCCGTCGCCATAACCGACATCCGCGCGGGTACGCAGCGTCCAGCGGCGGCTGATCGGGAAGTAGCGTTCACCGTCCCAGGACAGCTTGTAGAAGGTGTAGTCACTGCCGGGCACCGCCACTTCCAGACCGACGGTCTGCGACCAGCCACGGTCCGGCATGATGCCCCGGTTGAGGGTGCTGGTGCGCAGCGAGATATTGCCCTTGTACAGGTTGAACCTGTTGCCTTCGGATTCCAGGAAACGGTAGATATCGACGGCAACGAAATCACCCACGGTGATGTCCACGTTGTCGTAGCCGAAACCGAAATCCAGGCGTGAGTATTCGGAAATCGGATAGCCATAATTGACCGAGGCCCCGATACGGTCGGCGGCGTAGGACGCCACGTCCACCTCGCTGAAATCAATCTTCGAGTAGTACAGGCTGAAACCCCGGCTGACGCCATCCAGCGTGTAGTACGGATTGAAGTGCGAGAAGCTGTAGCTGTCACGAATGTCGCTGCGCGACAGCGCGAACGATACCCGGTTGCCGGTGCCCATGAAGTTGTTCTGGCTGATGCTGGCACCGAAAATGAAACCGCTGGCCTCGGAATAACCGACGTTGGCGCCGATGGAACCGGAGGGCTGCTCTTCCACGGTGTAGTTCACGTCCACCAGGTCTTCGGCGCCCACCACGCGCGGGGTGTCCGCCTCCACCAGGGCAAAATACCCCAGCCGTTGCAGACGCTCGCGGGACAGGTCGATCAGCGCCGTGTTGGCGGGTGCGCCCTCGAACTGACGCAGCTCGCGGCGCAGCACTTCATCCTGGGTCTTGATGTTGCCACTGAAATTGACACGGCGAACATATACCTTGCGGCCCGGATCGACATAGAAGGTGATATCCACCGTCTCGTCATCCTCGTTCACTTCCGGGAAATCGTTCACCTGGGCAAAGGTATAGCCTTCGTTGCCGAGGCGGCGGGTCAGCAGTTCGCCGGTCTGGGTCGCCATCTGCTGCGAGAACACTTCACCGGGGCGGATCACCAGCAGCGGTCGCAGGTCTTCCTCGTCCACCACCAGGTCGCCGGCCAGCTTCACTTCACCGACGCGGTAACGCTTGCCTTCGTCCACATTGATGGTGATGTACACCTGGCTGCGGTCCGGGGTGACCGCCACCTGGGTGGATTCCATGGAAAAGTTGATGTAACCGCGGTCCAGGTAATAGGAACGCAACCGCTCCAGGTCACCGGAGAGGCGCTCACGGGAATAACGGTGCTTGCTGCCGAACGGCCACCAGCCACGTGGCCGCAGCTCGAACGCGCCACGCAGTTCATCATCGCTGAACACGGTATTGCCGACGATATTGATGTCGCGAATGCTGGCCGGGCTGCCTTCGTAGATATTGATATGCAGCGCCACCCGGTTACGCGGCAACGGCACGGCCTCGGTGTCCACCTGCGCATCATAGCGCCCCTGCGCCACGTACTGGCGCTGCAGCTCGCCGGTGATCGCTTCCAGCGTCGAGCGGCGGAACACTTCGCCTTCGGCCAGGCCGGCGTCACGCAGACCTTTGCGCAAATTGTCCTCGTCGATGGATTTATTGCCCTTGATCTCCAGGCTCGAAATCGATGGCCGCTCAGACACCACGACGACGAGCTGGTCGCCATCACGGCCGATCTGCACATCCTCGAAATCACCGGAGCCGTACAGACGGCGCACCGCCTCCGCGACGTCGCGGGTACTGACCAGATCACCGGACTGGATCGGCAGCGCCGCATAGACGCGCTCCACCGGCAACCGTTGCAGACCCTCCACCCGGATATCGCTGACACGGAATGGCTCATTGGCCGAGGCACCACCTGCAAACAACAGCAGGCTGACAATGAAACAGCAGGACCAGGCTCGCAAAACACCCCCGATTATCATGCAAACTGCCGCATCAGGTCGTTGAACACCGCGACACACATCAGCCCGAACACCAGCATCATGCCGACGCTCTGGGCCACCATCAAAAACCGTTCGGGCAACGCTTTGCCACGAATCATCTCGATCAGCCCGAACATGATCCAGCCGCCATCCAGCATCGGGATCGGCAGCAGGTTGATCACCCCCAGGCTGATACTGAAGAACGCCAGGAACATCAGGAATGTGGCCAGGCCAATGGCAGCGGTTTCACCGGCTGCCTGGGCAATGGTGATCGGCCCGCCCAGCGTCTTCACGGACAGCTCGCCGGTGAGCATCTTGCCCACTGCGGCGAAGATCATACTGGTCTGCTGCCACAGGCGCGAGGCCGCCGCCGGAATCGCTTCCAGCGGGCCGTAATGAATTTCGCGCAGGCCACCGGCACGGACGCCGGCCTGGCCGATCTCGCCGTTGTCGGTCTGTACCCCTTTCGGCGTCAGCGTCAGCGCCACTTCGCTACCGTCACGCTGTACCGTCAGCGCCAGCGGCCGGGCGGGGGCGGCCTGTACCGCCTCGACCCATTCCGTCCAGCCGGCAATGGGCTGGCCGTCCACACGCAGCACCCGGTCGCCTTCGCGCAGGCCGGCCACTGCAGCGGCACTGTCGTCGCTGACCTTGCCCACGATTGCCGGGATCGGCTGCGGCGTCACACCCAGCACCGGCAGCAGTGGCTGTTCCGGATCGGCAGACCAGGCGGCCATCGGCAGGCCCACGGTGCGCTCGATACCGTCGCTGCCGCGTACCGTCAGCGGCACACTGCCGCGCTCGCCCACATGGCCGAGCATAGCCATGCCGAACTGCTCCCAGGTCTGCACCGTGCGCTGATCCAGCCGCACCAGTTCGTCGCCGGGCCGCAGGTCGGCACTGGCAGCAGGTGAGCCCTCGGCCACCTCGCCCACCACCGGCGGCACGCCGCTCTGGCCGCCCATCAGCACGACCCAGTAGATCAGGATGGCCAGCAGCAGGTTGGCGGCGGGGCCGGCGGCATAGGTAATGACCCGTTGCCAGGCGGGCTTGGCGGAGAATTCTTCATGTTCTTCGCCGGGCTGTATCTCGCAGTCACGGCGATCCAGCGGCTTGACGTAGCCACCAAGAGGAATAGCAGAGAGGACAAAATCGGTGCCGCCCTTGCTGCGCCAGCTGAACAGGCGCGGGCCGAAACCGATCGAGAAGGTCAGCACGCGCACGCCGAAGGCGCGCATGCTCAGGTAATGCCCGTATTCATGAATCGCCACGATGATCAGGATCGTGACCGCAAACGCCAGCAGTGTCATCAGCATGCCGATACCCGATTTGTCATTGTCACGCCTGTCCCTGCCCTGCTGCTCATGTCCTGGCGGTCAGTTGCGCTGTCGCCACCTGGCGTGCGGCAGCGTCCACCGCCATCACCGCGTCCACATCGGTACAGGCGGGGGCCGCCACGCGGGCCAGTGTCTCCGCCACCACCACCGGAATACCGGGAAAATCCAGGCGGTGGTCCAGAAACGCCGCCACCGCCACTTCGTTGGCCGCGTTCAGTACCGCCGTGGCGGTACCGCCGGCCTGCATCGCTTCCCGCGCCAGCTGCAGGCAGGGGAAGCGGGTCTCGTCCGGCGCCTCGAAATCCAGCCCCGCCAGGCGGGTGAAATCCAGTCGCCGGGCGCCTGAGTCTATCCGCTCCGGCCAGGCCAGGGCACAGGCAATCGGTGTTTTCATGTCCGGTGTGCCCAGTTGCGCCAGCACCGAACCGTCGTCGTATTCCACCATCGAGTGCAGCACGCTCTGCGGATGCACCACCACGTCGATCAGCGACGGCGGCACCGAGAACAGCCAGCAGGCCTCGATCAGCTCCAGCCCCTTGTTCATCAGGGTGG is from Isoalcanivorax pacificus W11-5 and encodes:
- a CDS encoding OmpH family outer membrane protein; its protein translation is MKTMKTVLFAVLMVPMLALADKIAVVDPMQAIIETEEVKSRNATLESSLEADSQRLRKLRDDITKVEERLQRDGMTMSSEERNRLTDERETKGFEFQSLQQSLQRRVNSDRQALIEQMEPKVLKAIEEISNEMGLDMVISAQAVVFVKPDLDITAQVTQRINRMK
- the lpxD gene encoding UDP-3-O-(3-hydroxymyristoyl)glucosamine N-acyltransferase, whose translation is MLTLAQLAEELGAELRGDGATEISGLGTLRGATAQQLTFLANPRYRAYLEQTAAAAVLCTADQAEDCPVAALVVADPYQAFARISHHFDTTPAPLREVHPRAVIAADAVIEDNVSIGPNAVIGAGVRLKAGAVVMANAVIGDGSEVGEQARIYPNVTIYHGVIIGPRTIIHAGSVIGSDGFGFAFNEGRWNKVAQVGGVRIGADVDIGANVTIDRGAIEDTVIGNGVILDDQVHLAHNVVVGDHTAMAGKVGVSGSTRIGSYCMIGGAVGIAGHLEIGDRVVVLGMTLVSRSLTEPGTYGSALPADRQDRWRRNTARFRHLDELYRRVRKLEQDAGRG
- the rseP gene encoding RIP metalloprotease RseP; amino-acid sequence: MLMTLLAFAVTILIIVAIHEYGHYLSMRAFGVRVLTFSIGFGPRLFSWRSKGGTDFVLSAIPLGGYVKPLDRRDCEIQPGEEHEEFSAKPAWQRVITYAAGPAANLLLAILIYWVVLMGGQSGVPPVVGEVAEGSPAASADLRPGDELVRLDQRTVQTWEQFGMAMLGHVGERGSVPLTVRGSDGIERTVGLPMAAWSADPEQPLLPVLGVTPQPIPAIVGKVSDDSAAAVAGLREGDRVLRVDGQPIAGWTEWVEAVQAAPARPLALTVQRDGSEVALTLTPKGVQTDNGEIGQAGVRAGGLREIHYGPLEAIPAAASRLWQQTSMIFAAVGKMLTGELSVKTLGGPITIAQAAGETAAIGLATFLMFLAFFSISLGVINLLPIPMLDGGWIMFGLIEMIRGKALPERFLMVAQSVGMMLVFGLMCVAVFNDLMRQFA
- the fabZ gene encoding 3-hydroxyacyl-ACP dehydratase FabZ, which translates into the protein MNINEIKEYLPQRYPFLLVDRVIELVPGERVLALKNVTCNEPFFNGHFPHEPVMPGVLIIEAMTQAAGVLGFITAGKRPADGYNYLLCGTDNARFKRPVVPGDQLMLSARLLAVRRNILKFGCEAHVDGKLVATAETLVAEQKL
- the bamA gene encoding outer membrane protein assembly factor BamA, giving the protein MRAWSCCFIVSLLLFAGGASANEPFRVSDIRVEGLQRLPVERVYAALPIQSGDLVSTRDVAEAVRRLYGSGDFEDVQIGRDGDQLVVVVSERPSISSLEIKGNKSIDEDNLRKGLRDAGLAEGEVFRRSTLEAITGELQRQYVAQGRYDAQVDTEAVPLPRNRVALHINIYEGSPASIRDINIVGNTVFSDDELRGAFELRPRGWWPFGSKHRYSRERLSGDLERLRSYYLDRGYINFSMESTQVAVTPDRSQVYITINVDEGKRYRVGEVKLAGDLVVDEEDLRPLLVIRPGEVFSQQMATQTGELLTRRLGNEGYTFAQVNDFPEVNEDDETVDITFYVDPGRKVYVRRVNFSGNIKTQDEVLRRELRQFEGAPANTALIDLSRERLQRLGYFALVEADTPRVVGAEDLVDVNYTVEEQPSGSIGANVGYSEASGFIFGASISQNNFMGTGNRVSFALSRSDIRDSYSFSHFNPYYTLDGVSRGFSLYYSKIDFSEVDVASYAADRIGASVNYGYPISEYSRLDFGFGYDNVDITVGDFVAVDIYRFLESEGNRFNLYKGNISLRTSTLNRGIMPDRGWSQTVGLEVAVPGSDYTFYKLSWDGERYFPISRRWTLRTRADVGYGDGYGDNQALPFFENYYSGGIGSVRGYESRSLGPRSDALTYVDICNQNPANCTRDPDPDPLGGNLLVEGSLELIFPTPFAPESRNVRTFFFVDGGQVFQTETINNMYEFDAGEIRYATGIGLTWLTAIGPLSFNFARPLNRQSGDDTEFFQFSLGQVF